Genomic window (Actinomycetota bacterium):
CATGCCTGGATCTTGCCGCCCAGTACCGGGTCCAGTGCGAGGAACAGCACGACGATCAGCGGGAGGACGAACATCACGTTGTACAGCACGAGGTAGCCCACCCCCTGCCAGAAACTCGTCTGGCCGGCCAGCAGGCCCAGGACGGCCACGTACGGGCCTCCCGAGCAGGGGAACGTGTGCAGTCCCACCAGCGTCCCCAGCACCAGGGTCGTCGGCAACGTGGCCCGGTGCATCCACGTCTGGAGCGATTCCTTGCTGCCCTCGGGCACCTTCAGGCGGAGAGGAAACCTGGGGAAGAGGGCGCCCAGCACGTTGATCAGGCCCAGCACCATCAGGAGAACTGCCCCCGCCTGGCCCAGCCAATGCCCCTTCAGCAGCGTCGAGGCACGCAGCAGACCCAACCCGATGAGGAAGTACACGATGTAGACCGCGCCGATGTACACCGCACCCATGCGGATGACCGAGATACGCGTCTTACGGATGGTGAACAGGAAGGAGATGAAGAACAGCAGGATCGCCAGCGCACACGGATTGATCCCGTCGACGAGCCCGGTCAGGAGCACCGTCGGGAGCAGCAGCCTGGTGGGTTTGTGGACGTCGGTCGCGAACCCGTCCCTGTTGGCGTCGAACCACGCCAGATACACCGAGATGGGTGTGTCCGCCGGATACGTCATGACCGGACCGGCGAACGCCCAGGCCTGGTACTCGCTGCGGTCCTGCTCTTCGCCGGCGACGAGAATCCGTTTCGGCAACGTTGCGTCCGCGGCCAGCAGCGCCTCCACCACGCTGCGGGGCGGTTCGCCCTGGAGGATGATGCGACCGTCGTCCACGAAGGTGGCGAGGTGGCTCTGCAGGTCCAACGGGACGCCCAGGCGGTCGTTCAACGCGTTGAAGTCCGCCCGGTTCTCACGCTCGTTGATGTAGTCGTGCTTCGTCAGGGGGATCCCGGCGGCGTCCATCACCTCGGTGAGTTCCCCCTCGACGTAGGTGACGCACTCGTCGCACGCCTCGTTGTAGTACACGACGGCCTCACGTTGCGCCGCGTCCGCCCTGGCCGGCAGGAGCAAGCTCCCCAGGACGAACGCCAGGAGGCTCACGCCCAGCAGGGCCGTCGTCGTCGTTTTCGTCTTCATCCTGTGGCTCTCTTCAACAGCAGGTCAGGGTCTCGGGGATCTCGCCCTCTTCGAGTTCCCCGAACGGATTCCCGTACCGGCGAATGTTGGCGATCATCGTCCTGTTCACGTCGGTCTCGACTCCGTTCGCCACCAGGCCGGCACGAATGGATTCCCCGTCCGGATCGTGGGTCACCGGGCAGAGTTCCCGGCAGGCGCGACACAGCGTGCATTGATAGAACAGCACCGATGCGATCCTCGCCGAGGCCAGGATCGCCAATCCGCGCGGGCTGATCTGTTCCTGTCGCAGGATGCCGAAGACCGGACAGACTTCGCGGCACAGCCCACATTCGATGCAAGGCGGGTTCTCCGTTTGGGCGTTCAACATAGCTTCCCCCGGTTCAGCACACCCCGAGGGTCATAGGTGTCCTTGAGCCGGCGCACCTCGGCCCGATACCTCGCGGTGGTCCAGGCCTTCTTCTTCAGCCCGACGCCGTGCTCGCCGCTGACCTGGCCGCCCAGGTCCGCCACCCGGCCGTAGAGGGTGGCGATGCGTTCGTCGTCGGGGGGGAAACAGGGATGGATGATGCCGACCCCCAGGTGACCGAAGGCGGGGATGGCTTCGGTGTCGAGCCACGGCAACAGCACCGACAGCCCGGCGGCGTCCAGTTTCGGATCTTCGATGACCGGGTAGCCGCGCCCGGCGAGCACCGGGTACAGGCCGTCGCGGGCCCGCCACACGGCGTCGATCTGCTCCGGGTCGGTCAGCTCCCCGCCGTCGGAGTCGAACTCGCCCAGCAGATGGGGGAGAGGCTCCCAGCCGATGGCGGCGGCGGCGTGACGGTTGAGATACTCGAGGGCCGTGAGGCGAGGGTCGCAGATCCATTCGTTCCGCCGGGCCGCCAACGCGTCTTCGTCGCCGTCGGCGAACAACGAGACGGTCCTCCGCTGTGGCAGCGGGGCCAGGCGCACCGTCGCCTCCACGATCAGGCCGGTGACACCTTCGCGCCCGACGACGTCGTCGAGTTCCTCCCCACCGATGCGAACAAGACGGCCTCGACCGTCGACGAGGGACAGTTCCTGCACCCAGCGGCGCATCGATCCGTACCGCACGGCACGCATCCCGGCGGCGTTGGTGGCGATCATGCCGCCGATCGTGGCTGCCCGCCGGCTGCCGGGAACGACAGGCAGGAAGAGGTCGTGCACGTTCAGAAGGCGGTTGAGGGATTCGAGGACCACTCCGGCCCCGACCCGTGCCGTTCGACCTGCGGGGTCGATGGAGGCGACGGTGTTCAGACGCGAGAGATCCACCACGACGGACCGCTGAGGGGTCGCCCCGCCACACAATCCGGTGCCCGCACCTCTCGGTGTCAAGTCCACGCCGGCCGCCTGCGCCCATTCGACCAGGGCGGCCACCTGGGGCGGCTGCGACGGCCAGACGACGGCCAGGCAATCCCCCTCCAGCCGGGAGGCGTCCCGCCGGTACACCACCAGGTCGTCGGCCGAGTCCGACACGTTTTGGGCCCCGACGATCCTGCGCAGCTCCGTCGTGTTCATGGCGCAGGTTCCGGGTCGGTGCCGCGGGCCAGCGCCTCGCTGAACTCCAGCACCTCGACGCCGTCGGCGTTCTGCT
Coding sequences:
- a CDS encoding FAD-binding oxidoreductase, with the translated sequence MNTTELRRIVGAQNVSDSADDLVVYRRDASRLEGDCLAVVWPSQPPQVAALVEWAQAAGVDLTPRGAGTGLCGGATPQRSVVVDLSRLNTVASIDPAGRTARVGAGVVLESLNRLLNVHDLFLPVVPGSRRAATIGGMIATNAAGMRAVRYGSMRRWVQELSLVDGRGRLVRIGGEELDDVVGREGVTGLIVEATVRLAPLPQRRTVSLFADGDEDALAARRNEWICDPRLTALEYLNRHAAAAIGWEPLPHLLGEFDSDGGELTDPEQIDAVWRARDGLYPVLAGRGYPVIEDPKLDAAGLSVLLPWLDTEAIPAFGHLGVGIIHPCFPPDDERIATLYGRVADLGGQVSGEHGVGLKKKAWTTARYRAEVRRLKDTYDPRGVLNRGKLC
- a CDS encoding (Fe-S)-binding protein produces the protein MLNAQTENPPCIECGLCREVCPVFGILRQEQISPRGLAILASARIASVLFYQCTLCRACRELCPVTHDPDGESIRAGLVANGVETDVNRTMIANIRRYGNPFGELEEGEIPETLTCC